From Camelina sativa cultivar DH55 chromosome 7, Cs, whole genome shotgun sequence, one genomic window encodes:
- the LOC104702629 gene encoding uncharacterized protein LOC104702629 yields MGNKLGRKRQVVEERYTKPQGLYVNKDVDIKKLRKLIVESKLAPCYPGDDESCHDLEECPICFLYYPSLNRSRCCMKRICTECFLQMKNPNSARPTQCPFCKTPNYAVEYRGVKTKEEKGIEQVEEQRVIEAKIRMRQKEMQDDEEKMQKRLESCSSSTSAMTGEMEYGSASAVSYNSPMDDGEIVPSQNSSVVRQRSRPRGNRDDEVDVDLEELMVMEAIWLSIQETGAQQNSASGEMTSSRQYETEDHSYVSSLPRMSSTVEPAMTYSSSSGGLTCAISALAERQMVGETSNHIHNHNHNVNVSSYSMVPGNCDSYYDIEQEVDDIDNHHHHQQQQHYHNNTEMGETGSSNNYVSSYMTGESFHNFPTPPLVIVPESFDEQMMMAMAVSLAEVHATTTSAPTEVTWQ; encoded by the exons ATGGGTAATAAGTTGGGAAGGAAGAGGCAAGTGGTGGAAGAAAGGTATACGAAACCACAAGGTTTGTATGTTaataaagatgtcgacattaaaAAGCTCAGAAAACTGATTGTAGAATCTAAGCTTGCTCCTTGCTACCCTGGAGACGATGAGAGCTGTCATGATCTTGAAGAGTGTCCTAtttgttttctg TATTATCCTAGCCTCAATAGATCAAGATGTTGCATGAAAAGGATTTGTACAG AGTGTTTTTTACAAATGAAGAATCCTAATTCAGCTCGGCCTACTCA GTGCCCATTTTGTAAAACACCCAATTATGCTGTCGAGTACCGTGGAGTAAAGACAAAGGAGGAAAAAGGCATTGAACAAGTT GAAGAGCAACGGGTTATAGAAGCCAAAATAAGGATGAGGCAGAAGGAAATGCaggatgatgaagagaaaaTGCAGAAACGTCTGGAATCATGTTCCTCTAGCACAAGCGCAATGACTGGCGAGATGGAATATGGTTCAGCTTCAG CTGTATCTTATAATTCCCCCATGGATGATGGGGAAATCGTTCCATCGCAGAACTCATCAGTAGTTAGACAGCGTTCTCGCCCTAGGGGAAACAG GGATGACGAGGTTGACGTAGACCTTGAAGAGTTAATGGTAATGGAAGCAATATGGCTCTCCATTCAG GAAACAGGGGCGCAGCAAAATTCAGCTTCAGGGGAAATGACTTCTTCTAGGCAGTATGAAACAGAAGATCATAGTTATGTTTCTTCACTACCACGAATGTCTTCAACTGTAGAACCAGCAATGACgtattcatcatcatctggtGGGCTTACTTGTGCAATCTCCGCACTTGCTGAACGCCAAATGGTTGGAGAAACCTCCAATCAtattcacaatcacaatcacaatgtCAACGTTTCTTCATACAGTATGGTTCCTGGAAATTGTGACAGTTACTATGACATAGAACAAGAGGTAGATGACATTGACAACCATCaccaccatcaacaacaacaacattaccaTAACAACACTGAGATGGGAGAAACAGGAAGCAGCAACAACTATGTAAGTTCTTACATGACGGGCGAGAGCTTCCACAACTTTCCTACTCCTCCTCTTGTCATTGTTCCAGAGAGTTTTGATGAGCAGATGATGATGGCTATGGCTGTGTCTTTAGCAGAGGTTCATGCCACGACCACAAGTGCACCAACTGAAGTTACTTGGCAATAA